The DNA region CTCCGGCCTGTGCTTCTACCGGGACGGGCGCGACAGTGTCGCCTGGCACGGCGACGACACCGGCCGCTCCCGCACCGAGGACACCATGGTCGCGATCGTCTCGGTCGGCGCCGCCCGGCAGCTGGCGCTGCGCCCGCGTGGCGGAGGCGAGACGGTCCGCCACGCCCTCGGCCACGGCGACCTGATCGTCATGGGCGGCAGCTGCCAGCGCACCTGGGAACACGCCGTCCCCAAGACCGCCAAACCGGTCGGGCCGAGGATCAGCATCCAGTTCCGCCCGAGAGGAGTCGCCTGAGGATCAGTCCAGCAGCACGGGCAGCGCGTCGACGCCGTAGACGATCGAGACCTTCCGGAAGCCCACCTCTTCCGGCGCGATCGCCAGCCGCATCTCCGGGAACCGGCGGACCAGCGCGGGATACGCGGTGCGCAGCTCCATCCTGGCCAGTTCGGCACCGATGCAGCGGTGGATGCCCCAGCCGAAGGCGAGATGCGACGTCGGCTCGCGGGTCGCGTCGAACTTCTCCATGTCCTCGCCGAGGACGCCATCGCGGTTCGCGACGCTGAGCGACACCAGCACGATGTCTCCCTTCGCGATCCGGACGCCGGCGATGTCCATGTCCTCCTTGGCGAACCGCGGGAAGGCCATCTGCACCACGGTGAGGTACCGCAGGAGTTCCTCGACGAACTTGTGGACGGCCTCGTCGTCGCCGCGGACGGCCTCGAACAGCTCGCGATCCTTGAGAAGCACGAGCGCGCCGAGCGCGAGCATGCTCGCCGTGGTCTCCAGCCCGCCGGTGAGCACGCCGTCGGCGAGACCGGCCAGTTCGCGGTCGTCGATCTCGTCGCCGTGCTCCTTGATGAGCATGCCGAGCAAGCCGTCGCCCGGCTTCTCGCGCTGCTTCTTGACGATCTCGTCCAAATAGGACAGTGACTCGGTCATCGCGCCGAGTGACGCGCCCGCGCCACCGAAGAGATCGAACCGCGCGGTGCTCAGCCGCTGGAAGTCGTCGCGATCCTCGTACGGGACGCCCAGCAGCTCACAGATCGTCAGCGACGGGATCGGCAGGGCGAAGGCCTCCCACAGATCGACGGGGCCGTCCGCCTTCGCCATCGCGTCGAGCTGGTCGGCGACGATCTCGTCGATCCGCGGTGTCAAGCGTGACAGCCGCCGCATGGTGAACTCCGGCGTGAGCAGCCGCCGCAGCCGGGTGTGCACCGGCGGATCGGCGAACCCGAGCCCGCCCGGGTTCTGGTCCTCGGTCACGCCGGCGTTCCCGACCAGGTTCGTGAAGTCGCTGCTGAACTCGCCGACCTTGCCGAGCACGGCCTTGGCCTCGTCGTAGCCGGTGACCAGCCAGCCGTTCATCCCGAACGGCAGGTCGAGTTTGCTGATCGGCTCCTCGGCGCGGATCCGGCCCAGCTCGGCCACCGGGTCGAGACCGTCGCGCTTGAGAGGCAGCAGCGCGTTGTCCGGGATGACCGACATCTTGGCCAGGTCGAACCCGTTCTTCTGCTGACGCGCGAGGTAACGGCGGCCGATCCAAGCCAGCACGCGCGAGCGAATGCTCCCCATACGTTGCACCCTACTCCAGCCCGCGACCACCTGACCTGGCACAACAGGCCGCCTTCGCCCATCGGGGCAGGAACTTCGACGGCTGTTCACCCGCCGTCCCACTCGATTACTCACGTCCAGAAAGTCGGTTTTCCCCGGTCGAAGGTTCCCGGCGGCCGGGAGACGTCGGTCACCGTCGGTCACCACGGACCGGAGGTAACGCCTGACAGCGGGCGCGCGTCGTGAGATTGTCGGACCCTACTGGGAGGATTCGGACATGTCAGCCGCGCTCATCGGACGTGACCATCCCGCGGGGGTGCTCCGCGCGGAGATCGCCCGTGCCACCGAAAGCCACGGCGGGCTGGTGCTGGTCACCGGGGAAGCCGGGATCGGCAAGACCACGCTCGTCACCGGCGCCGCCGAAGAAGCGAAGCGTCTCGGCGCCCTCGTGCTCAACGGGTCCTGCTGGGACTCGGCGAGCGCTCCTGGCTACTGGCCCTGGACACAGGTGGTCCGCGGGCTGCGGCGCGCGGTCGGCGAGCGTTGCTGGGCCGCGATGGCCGACAGTGCGCTCGATGTCCTGCTCGGAGAGGCACGCGGCGACGGCGCGGCGGACGGGTTCCGGTTGTACGACGCGGTGACGAGCGTGCTGGTGGCCGCCTCCCAGGACCAGCCGGTCGTCGTGGTGCTCGACGATCTGCACTGGGCCGACGCCGCGTCGCTGCGGTTGCTCGAGTTCGCCGCTCAGCACACCTGGTTCGAACGGCTGCTTCTGGTCGGCACGTACCGGGATGTCGAGGTCGAGGCGACCGATCACCCGCTTCGCTCGCTCATGCTGCCGCTGCTCGCGAAGGCCACTTCGGTCACTCTCACCGGCCTCGAACCGGACGAGGTCGGCACGCTCATGGCCAGGACGGCGGGCGCGGAGCCCGACGACGCGCTGATCGCCGAGGTCCACCGCCGCACCGGCGGGAATCCGTTCTTCGTCGAGCAGACGGCGCGGCTGTGGCACAGCGGCGGTTCCGCCGAGACCATCGCCCCCGGCGTGGCCGATGCCCTGCAGAGGCGGCTTTCCCTGCTCCCCCAGCCGGTTCTCGCCCTGCTGACCACCGCGTCCGTACTGGGCAGGGAATTCCACCGGCGGCTGCTCGCGGGGGTGGCGTCGGCGCCCGTGCCCCAGGTGGACCGGCTGCTCGATCAGGCCGTCGCGGCGCGGCTGGTCGTGGTGCACGGGCAGGGCCGGTTCGCCTTCGCCCACGACCTGGTCCGCGAGACGCTGTACGCGAGCCTGTCCGAACCGGAGCGCCGCAACCGTCACGCCGCGGTCGTCGCGGCGGCCCGCGAGACGCCGTCTTCGTCGGACAAGCTCTTCCCCGCGGACATGGCCCGCCACGCGTTGCTCGCGGGCCGGGAACTCGATCCGGACCAGGCCGTCGACCTGCTGCTCGCCGCTGCGATCGACGCCACCGGCCGGATGGCGATCGAGGAGACGACCACGCATTACCGGCGGGCGATGGAAATCGTCGAAGACCGGCGGCGCCAGGCGGTCATCGCGCTCGAATTGGGCGCGCATCTGACCCGCCACCACGACACGGAGGAGGGCAGGAAGGTCCTCGACGACGTCTCGGTGCTCATCCGTGAACTCGACGACGACGATCTCCTCGCCCGGCTGGCGCTGACCCTGATCCGCGCCGATCACAAGGGCCTGCGGCCCGACGAGACGGTCAAGGTACTCACCGAAGCGCATGGACGGTTGTGCGGCCGTGAGCCCGGCCGGGACGTCACCGTCGAAGAGATGACGCAGGAACTGACCGCGCACATCATGATCACCGCCCGCGACGACCAGGACGATTCCGCCCTGTTGTTCGGTTTGTGGGCCCGGCACGACGCGATCTGGGGGCCGGGCAGCGCCGCGGAACGCGAGCGGCTCACCGACGAACTGGTCCTCGTCGGCCGCCGCACGTCGAACGCGGAATTGGAGCACTACGCGGCGTCGTTCAAATGGGTGGCGCTGCTCGAACAGGGCGATCCCCGGTATTTCGAGCAGTATCAGGAATTCCTCGCCCTGGCGGCCACCGGCAGGGCGCCGAGTTCGCAGCTGGCGTCCCGGATCGACCAGAGCATCATCGCCACGCTCCAGGGCCGGTTCGCCGAAGCCGAGGCGTTGATCCAGCAGGTGATCTCGTGCCACGAAGGCGACGAGCATCCCCATTTCGGTGACCTGAACCAGTTGCAGCGGTGGGTCCGGTGGTGTCTGGAGGGGCGGTTCGACGAGCTCGCCGGGCTGCACCGCGAGATCTCCCGCGGTGGGTACGCGTACGGCCGGCTGCTGGAGGCGATCACCGCGGCCCAGCGCGAGGAAGCCAGGGAGGCCGTCCGGCTCACCGATCTCGCGGCCGACGTGAAGCCGTATCCGCGTGACCTGGAAGCGTTGTGGTTGCGCTGTCAGGCGCATACGGCGGCGGTCTCCCGCGATCCCGAACGCTGTGAAGCGGCCCGCGCGCTCCTCCTGCCGTACAGCGGGGAATGGCTGGTTTCCCTGTACGGCTGCGAGATCTCCGGCCCGGTCGACCTCTGGCTCGGCAGGCTCGATCTCGCGCAGGAACGGTGGAACGAAGCGGTGGACCGGCTGCGCGGTGCCCTGCTCTCCGCGGATCGTCTCAGGGCGACCGTCTGGGCGACCGAAGCCAAGTCCTGGCTGGCGAACGCCCTGCTCGGCCGTAACCTCGACGGCGACGCGACGGCCGCGGTGAACCTGCTGTCCGAAGTGGCCGAAGAAGCCACCGCGCTCGGTATGCGCCCGGTCATGGCCAGGGTGACGCGGGCGCGGGAGACCGCACGGACCCCGGCGGCGCCGACGGCCGAGTTCCGCCGCGACGAAGCCGTGTGGACGCTGCGCTTCGACGGCGTCACCGCCCACCTTCCGGACTCGAAAGGCTTGCGGGATCTGCATTTCCTGCTCGGCAGGCCGGGCTCGGAGGTGGCGGCCGTCCGGTTGCTCGATCCTGAGGGAGGCGAGGTGGTCGTCGCCGCGAAGAGTCTCGGCGGGGACGCCGTCCTCGACGAAGAGGCGAAGGCCCGGTACCGCGCGCGGCTGGACGAGCTCGACGAGCTGATCGACACCGCGACCGGGCTGGGACAGGACACGCGCGCCGCCGCGCTGGACCGGGAACGGGACGCGCTCCTCGCCGAGCTGCGGTCCGCGGCCGGGCTCGGCGGCCGCACCCGGCGGCTCGGCGACGAGGCCGAACGCGCCCGCAAGACGGTCACCGCCCGGATCCGGGACACCCTGCGCAAACTCGACGAGCAGCATCCGGCGCTGGCCGCGCACCTGCGCGCGTCGGTCACCACCGGTTCTTCGTGCCGGTACGCGCCCGAGAACAAGGTCCCCTGGCGGCTGTGAGCCGCCAGGGGACCTACCCCCGGCTCATTTGCGGTTGTAGAGCCGCATCGTCAAGGTGCCGAAGATCGCGAGGATGACCGCGCCGGCGATCAGCACCCAGCTGATCTCGCCGCCGTTCCAGTCGCCCTCCATCATCGAGCGGACCGCCGCGACCACGTGGGTCACCGGGTTCACGTCGACGAAGGCCTGCAACCAGCCCGGCATCGTCTCGGGGTTGACGTAGATGTTGCTGAGGAAGGTCAGCGGGAACAGCACCATCATGCTGACGCCCATCACCGACTTCTCGCTGCGCAGCAACAGGCCGAACATCGTCCAGATCCACGAGAACGCGAACGAGAACGCCAGCAGCAGGAGGATCGCTGCGGCCACGCCCCCGACTCCCCCGGCGGGGCGGAAGCCCATGATCAGCCCGACGCCGAGGATCACCAGCGAGGCGATGAGGTAGCGCAGCATGTCGCCGAGCAGGTAGCCGACCATCGCCGACGGCCGCCAGATCGGCAGCGTGCGGAACCGGTCGAAGACACCCTTTTCGATGTCGGTGTTGACCGAGATCCCGGTGTACATGGTGATCATCAGGATGCTGCTCGCCATGATGCCCGGCAGCAGATACTGCAGGTACTGCGTCGGCGAATCGGACAGCGCGCCGCCGAACAGGTAGGTGAACATCAGCGTCATCATGATCGGGAACGCCGTGACGTCGAACAACTGCTCGGGCACGTGCTTGATCTTCAGCATCGCGCGCCACCCGAAGGTGACCGACGTCGACAGCGCGCTGGGGCGCTGGGGGCGGTTCTTCGAGAGCAGGACGGCGGCGAGGTCCTCCGCCTTCGGTGCCGCGAGAACGGGTTCGTTGTCTTTGACTGCCGTGGTGCTCAAGCTGCACTCTCCTCAGGCGTGGCGGTGCGGTCGGTGAGGGCCAGGAAGACCTCGTCGAGGCTCGGCTGGCCGAGGGAGAAGGTGTCGACGACGATGCCGGCGCGGGCGAGTTCGGCCAGTGCGCGCGCGGCGTGCTCGGCGGCACCCTGTTCGGTGCTTTCGCCGGTGAGCCGCGCGGTGAGCGCGACCGGGTCCGGCTCCAGGAGCACCTGCGCCTCCAGGTGGCTGACGAGCAGCGCCTCGGCCGCGGGCCGCTGGTCGGCCTCGCGCAGCCGGACGTGGACGGCGCCCGCCCCGACCGACGCCTTCAGCTGCCCCTTGGTGCCTTCGGCGATCACCTTGCCGTGGTCGATGACCGCGATCCGCGAAGCCAGCTGGTCGGCCTCGTCGAGGTACTGCGTGGTCAGCAGGACGGTCGTGCCGTGCTTCACGATCGCGCGCACGATGTCCCAGACCTGGTTGCGGCTGCGGGGATCGAGACCGGTCGTCGGCTCGTCGAGGAAGAGCACGTCCGGGGTGTTGAGGATGCTCGCGGCGATGTCGATCCGCCGCCGCATCCCGCCGGAGTAGTTCTTCACCTGCCGTCCCGCGGCCTCGGTGAGGCCGAACGCCGCCAGCAGCTCCGCGGCCCGCGCGCGGGCCGCCGGTTTGCGGTGCCCGGTCAGCCTGCCGATCAGCACCAGGTTCTCGGTGCCGGTCAGGTCTTCGTCGACCGAGGCGTACTGCCCGGTCAGGCTCACCATGGACCGGACCGCGTCGGCGTCGCGGACGACGTCCTTGCCGAAGATGCGCGCTTCACCGCCGTCGGGGCGGAGCAGGGTCGCGAGCATCTTCACCGCGGTGGTCTTGCCGGCGCCGTTCGGCCCGAGGACGCCGTACACGGTGCCGGCGGGGACCTTCAGGTCGATCCCGTCGACCGCCCGGTTCTCGCCGAACACCTTGACCAGCCCCGAGGCTTCGATGGCCAGTTCACTCATTTTCCGTTTCCTTTCAGAAGCTTTCAGCAGACGTAGGGGCGGGCGGCGCGCGCGTCGCGCAGGGCGAGACCCCACCAGGCGAGTGCGTCGAGCAGGGTGGTCACGGCCTGCACCTGGCCGTCGGAGTCGAAGAGGGTGCCGTCGAGGAGGTTGAAGGCCACGGTGTCGCGCATGGTCACCGTGTGCAGCTCGGTGAAGATCGTGCGCAGCTGCTCCACGGCGTAGAGCCCCTGGGAGCGGTAGCCGTAGGAGACGAAGGCGACCGGTTTCGCGCGCCACTCGTCGTAGGCGCAGTCGATCGCCTGCTTGAGCGACGCCGGGAAACTGCGGTTGTACTCGGGGGTGACGACGACGAACGCCTCCGCCTCGTCGACCAGCCGCGCGAACCGCTGCATGTCGTGAGTCGGGTGCTCCGGCAGCCCGGCGGGCAGGTCGAAGTCGACCAGGTCGAGCACTTCGGTGACGAGGTCTTCCCGGTTTTCCGCCCGGTCGGTGAACCACTTGCCGACGGCGTCCCCCACCCGCCCTTCGCGGGTGCTGCCGACGATCACCGCGACCCGCAGCGGACTGACGTCCATGACCGGCCTCCTCTCGCCTCACCCCTTGGGCGCGAGAAAGCCGCCGGACTTTCGCTAGATCGGATCTAGCGAAAGTCCGGCGGCTCCGGTCGGTGATCTCGCTATGCGTCCAGCGCGATCGCGATCGCGCCCAGCAGGGACGCGTCCTGGTCGAATTTCGCCGACACCAGTTCCGGCGGGAACGGCACGGCCCGCGCCAGCCGCTCGCGCAGCGCGGGCAGCAGGATGTCGGCCGAGCGCACCAATCCCCCACCGACGGCGATGCGCTGCGGGTCGAGGGCGATGGCGAGGTTCGCGACGTGCATCGACAGTTCGTCGAGCGCCGCGCCGACGAGTTCCTTCGCCTGCGCGTTCTCCCTGGCGAGGCCGAACAGCTCGCCCGCGGTTACCGGGCGGCCGAGCAGCACACTCGCCCGGCCGCCCAGCCCACGCCCACCGACGGCCTCCTCCAGCGGCGCCGCTCCGCTGGCGAACCCGTCGGTGTCCTGCGGCGAGAGGAGGTTGTACCCGATCTCTCCCGCAGCGCCGTTGGCGCCGGCCAGCAGCCGGCCGCCGACCAGGACCGCCGCGGCGATCCCGGTCCCCAGCGAGAGGAACACCGCCGGATCGGTGTCCGCCAGTGCCCCCCACCGCCATTCCGCGAGCGCCGCCGCCTTGGCGTCGGTGCCCACCTCGATCGGGACGCCCTCGAACTCGGCCGCGACGAGGTCACGCAGCCGCAGTTCCTCCCAGCCCGGCACGTTCGGCGCGAGCAGGATGCGATCCTCCAGCACGATGCCCGGGCTGACGACGCCGATCGCGGCGAGCCGGTCCGCGGCGCCTTCGTCGGCGAGCAGTTTCCGCGCCGCGGCGAGCGCCCGGCTCACCACCTGCTCGGCGCCCGCTTGCGCGTCGGTGTCGAGCCGCCGGGTGACCAGCAGGCTCCCCGCTCTGTCGGCCAGCCCGATCGCGACCTTCGTCCCGCCGAAGTCGATCCCCAGGATCAGTTCTTCCCCCGTCACTTCCCGGTCCCCTCTGCCGCCCCCGCGAACGTTTCCTGAATCCCCTTGGGCCCGAACGGCCACACGCGCTCCGCCTTCGCGTAGGCGAGGAACGCCGCCACGCCCAGCACGATCCAGCCCACCGAAAGCCCGATCGAGAGCAAGGTGGCGGAGAAGTAGATGTAGACCCAGCCGAGCAGCGCGATGATCGTCGGGATCGGGTAGAGCCATTGGCGGTACGGCCGCTCCAGCTCCGGCCGTCGCCGCCGCAGCACCACGATCGCCGCGACCTGCGCGAGCGACTGGACGATCACCAGCACCGTCACCGCCGCGTTGATCACCGCGGTCAGGGTGAACAGCGAGCCGATCGCGGCGATGGCGCCCATCGTCAGCACACCGGCCGTCGGCAGGTTCAGTTTCGGGTGCAGCCTGGCGAACACCGGCAGGAACACCTTGTCGCGCGCGGCCTCGAACGGGACCCGCGATCCGCCGAGCAGGCCCGCGAACACCGAACCGATCGCCGCGATCACGATGAACACGGTGATGACCTTGGCCGCGCCGGTGCCCCACGCCTGTTCGAGCACGGTGGAGGCGACCGAAGTGGCGTTCTTCAGCTCTTCCAGCGGGATCGAGCCGAGGACGCCGAGCTGCAGCAGGAAGTACAGGCTCATGATGCCGAGGATCGAGAGGATGATCGAGCGCGGCAGCGTCCGGCCCGGATCGCGCACCTCGCCGCCGAGGTAGGCGCTGGTGTTGTAGCCGAGGTAGTCGTAGATGGCGATGATCAGGCCCGCGCCGAGCCCGGCCCAGAACGCGCCGCCGTCGAACGAGAAGGCGCCCGGCGTGAAGGCGAACGCTTGCGCGCCGTCGAAATGCGTGAAGGCCGCGACGATCACCGAGAGTGCGGCGAACAGCATGATCCCGAACAGGACGGTGGTCAGCTTCCCGATCTCGCCGATCTTGCGGAACAACGCCAGCACGATCAGGGCGATGATCCCGAGACCGATCACCTTGCCGAGCGCCGTCGTCCCGCCGTCGTCGGCGACCCCGGGGATCAGGTACCCCAGGTACTGGACGAGCCCGATGATGCCGGTGGACATGATCAGCGGGATGAACAGCACCGCGCTCCAGGCGAAGAGGAACGGCATGAGCCTGCCGGTGCGGGAGCCGAACGCCTCGCGCAGGTAGACGTAGGTGCCGCCGGCACCGGGGAGGGCGGCACCGAGTTCCGCCCAGATGAGGCCGTCGGCCAGCGCGATCACCGCGCCGATGAGCCAGCCGAACATGGCCTGCGGGCCGCCGAGGGTCACCACCATCGCGGGGATGGTGACGAACGGGCCGATCCCGCACATCTGGGTCATGTTGATGGCGGTCGCCTGGAGCGGCCCGATCTTCCGCTCGAGCCCCGGCCGCGGGGATGAACTCAAAACGCGCCTCCCTGTTAGTTAGTAAAGTTTCTTAACATAATTTCGGGCGTGTCGGAAGGCCGTGCGGCGAAGTTGTCGCGCACCGGTCCACCCGGATTTGCCCGAAAGGGCGGAATCCCGGGGAATACGCCCGAACGGACCAGCCGTGGACGTATCAGGGCCTCCCCGTCCCGCGTCCTTATCCAGAAGGGCGTCTTCCCCAAGGACGGTGAGGTCCATGAAACGGCTGTTCAGCGTGGCGATGGCGATCGCCGCACTCGGGTTCACGACGGCCTGCGGCGGGACGTCCGCACCCCGCGACACGGCGCCGGGCGATCTGACGACCGACAGCGGGATCACCACGGAGACGGCGCCCACGGCGACCTCCGAGCCGCCCCCGACGGGACCGGGCCCGACGAAGGACTCCCCGCCGCCCGGAGTCGTGCCCGGGAGCCCGATCAGGTACAACAGCGACCTTCTCGGCACCGACCCCGCCACCGCCAAGGACGCGATCGAGCAGCACCTCGAACGCCTCTGCAAGAGTTCCCGTCGGTGCGGGGTCTCGGTCGAGATCGTGGGCGAGGGGAAGTGCATCCGCGAGATCGGCCCGAATCCGGTCCAGCCCGGCAAGACGATCAAGATCCGGGCCAAGGCCTGCGAAACCGAGACGACGGAGGAAAGCTCGGCGCCTCCGAAGCCGGAAAGCACGCCGCCGAGCGAAACCACGGGCGGATGAGCGCCCGGAAGCCACTACGCCGGGGCCTGCGCGCCCCCACCCCGCCGGAGCCCGAACCCGCGGCGGGCCCGTCGCACGCGCTCAGGCTGGTCGGCACCGTGCTGGCCAACACGACCCTGCTCACGGCGTTGCTCTACTACTTCGGGCTCGTCTACACGCAGACGTACTTCAGCTATTTCCGTGTGCACTACACCCTGCTCGGCCAGACCCCGGACGAGATCTTCGGGCGGGGCGTCGACGGGGTGCTCCTGCCCCTGACCGGTGCCGCGGGCGCCGCGTTGCTCTTCCTCGTCCTGACCCGGTTCCTGAAGATCCGCCTCGGTGAGGGTTCCTGGGCCCGGCTGCTGCGGATCTGCTCCCCCGTCGCGGGTGTCCTCGGCCTCGCGCTGCTCGCCGTCACGACCGCGACCGCCCTCGACCCGGAACCCTTCCGCGATCATCCCGGCGCTCCCGGGCTCGGCTTCGCGATCGGGGTCCTGATGGTGCTCTTCTCCTGGCGCCACTGGACCTCGCGCCGAACGGGAAGCACCCGGTCGAGCGTCGCAGAACTGGTGACCGGCTACGCCCTGGTGAGCATGGGTCTCTTCTGGGCGGTCGGCGACTACTCGGGAGCCGTCGGCACGAGCCGCGCCTTCGAGGCCTCCGGGCTGATCGGGACCAGACCGGCCGCGACCTTGTACAGCGCGGAAAGCCTCAACCTGACCGCGAGCGGTGTCCAGCAGGTGAAATGCGCCGACCCCGGATCGGCCTACAAGTACCGGTACACCGGGCTGAAGCTGCTGCTCCAGTCCAGCGGCCAGTACGTCTTCCTCCCGGCGAACTGGCGGGCCTCGACCGGCGTCGCGTTCGTGATCCCGAAAACCGACAAGCTGCGCCTCGAATTCGGCCCGGCCCGATCGGTCCCGCCGCCCGCCTGCTGACGTGCGTCAGCCCAGATGCCGCACGAGCCACTCCGAGACCGTGTCGTCCACCAGTTTCGCGATCGGCAGCTGCGGCGCGGGCTCGATACCCGGCTCTTCGGCCAGCGGATGGGCGAGACCGGGCACCTCCGCCAGGCGGACGTCGTCCGGACGGGTGTACCGCTCGCGCAGCGCGGCGACCAGATCTCCGGCGTCGGTGCGCAACGACGGATAGTCGTCCTCGCCGCTGACGAGCAGCAGCGGAACTTGCGTTTCCCGCGCCGAAATTTCACCCGATCGTGCGACGAAGTCGAGCTGATCCGCGGCCTGCCGCGCCTCGTCGTTCCACGGATACGGCTGTTCCAGCAGGCCTTCCACCAGGCCGACCACCGAACGCGCCCGCACGGCGGGGTTGATCAGGGCCGCCACGCGGACCGGGATCTCGCGCGTGGCCAGGATCGTCAGCGCCACCGCACCACCCAGCGACCCGCCGACGACCGCCGTGCGGGACGTGTCGAAGCCGAAGCGTTCGCGCAGTTCGGCCAGCGCGGCGGGGAATTCCAGCGCGGCCTGCCGGACGAACGGGTCGACGTAGGCGAGCATCGCGTCACGCCGGGCGCGTTCGACCACGGCGTCCATGGCGCCGCCGACCATTCTCGCGCCGCACAACGGCATTCCGAGATACACCCGCCACGCCGGCACCCCCGCCAGCGGCAACGCGGCCGCGAACGCCGCGTCGGAGCGGGGCGCGTCGATCATGTGCCAGGCGACGACCACCGGCGCCGGTCCGCTGACCTCGGCGGATGGCGGCAAAACGGTGAACGGCACCCCGGCGGCCGTGCCCGTGACCGGTTCTCCCACCGCGATCCTTCCTCGTGTGCTGTCGATCTCCACGATATCCAGGACGCGGCGGAGGCGGACCTCGTTCCGCCACAAGCGAAACAGTATGCCCGCGACGTCACCCCGACGCGCCGCGGAGGTGGTTGCGAGCGAGCGGCGGCGGCCGAATAGTGTTGCGGCCCGGCCCTTTGGAGGTGAACCGCCCGTGCCCGACGTCGACTATTACGAGGTGCTCGGCGTGGGCAAGGCCGCCTCGGTCAACGAGATCAAGACCGCGTACCGGCGGCTGGCGAAATCGCATCACCCGGACACCGGCGGATCCGCCCTCACGTTCCAGCTGGTCCGCGAGGCCTACGACACGCTCAGCGATCCGATGCGGCGCGCGGGCTACGACGCGGGCGGACGCTCGGTGCGTGCCCCGATCCGGCCGCGGCCGCGACGGCGCTTCGGCGAAGAACCGGGTTACGAGCCCGAGCCGGTCGTGATCGATCCGGACGACCTCGAATGGTGGGAATTCGCCGCACAGGACGAGCGCGTGCGCCATGGCCGCCGTCGCGGGCCCGGGCACACCCCCGTGGTGGCGGCGGTCGGCGGGATGGTGCTGGTCCTGCTGCCGGTGCTGACCGGCGTCGGCTTCTCGGCCCCCACGCTGATCGTCTGGCTGCTCCTGACCGCCGGAACCGCCCTGCTGGTGCAACGGCTCGCGCGCGGCTATCTGGCCGCTTCCCGCGCCAAGAACCGGTTCGCCGCCGAATTCGGCGGGAAACGCGTGTTCGGCACCCCCGGCGTCGAGACCGACGAACTCGCCGAACGGCTCACCGCCGACCTGCTCGAGCGCTACCTGACCCGGCTGCCCGGCGCGCGGATCTTCCACGGCCTCTCGTGGCCGGATTCGGTGTTCGCCGACATCGACCACGCGGTGCTGTGCGGGAAGCGGCTCGTGCTCGTCGAATCGAAGCTGTGGCTGCCGGGACACTACGAAACCGGTGACGACGACCGCCTGCTGCGCAACGGCCGCGCCTTCCGCGGCGGCGGGAGCAGGCTGGAGGAAAGCCTCGCCGAGTACCGGCGGATCCTGCCCGGCGTCACGCTGCGCGGGGCGATGATCGTGTACCCGAGCCGGACCGGTGAGATCACCACGG from Amycolatopsis sp. EV170708-02-1 includes:
- a CDS encoding cytochrome P450 translates to MGSIRSRVLAWIGRRYLARQQKNGFDLAKMSVIPDNALLPLKRDGLDPVAELGRIRAEEPISKLDLPFGMNGWLVTGYDEAKAVLGKVGEFSSDFTNLVGNAGVTEDQNPGGLGFADPPVHTRLRRLLTPEFTMRRLSRLTPRIDEIVADQLDAMAKADGPVDLWEAFALPIPSLTICELLGVPYEDRDDFQRLSTARFDLFGGAGASLGAMTESLSYLDEIVKKQREKPGDGLLGMLIKEHGDEIDDRELAGLADGVLTGGLETTASMLALGALVLLKDRELFEAVRGDDEAVHKFVEELLRYLTVVQMAFPRFAKEDMDIAGVRIAKGDIVLVSLSVANRDGVLGEDMEKFDATREPTSHLAFGWGIHRCIGAELARMELRTAYPALVRRFPEMRLAIAPEEVGFRKVSIVYGVDALPVLLD
- a CDS encoding AAA family ATPase translates to MSAALIGRDHPAGVLRAEIARATESHGGLVLVTGEAGIGKTTLVTGAAEEAKRLGALVLNGSCWDSASAPGYWPWTQVVRGLRRAVGERCWAAMADSALDVLLGEARGDGAADGFRLYDAVTSVLVAASQDQPVVVVLDDLHWADAASLRLLEFAAQHTWFERLLLVGTYRDVEVEATDHPLRSLMLPLLAKATSVTLTGLEPDEVGTLMARTAGAEPDDALIAEVHRRTGGNPFFVEQTARLWHSGGSAETIAPGVADALQRRLSLLPQPVLALLTTASVLGREFHRRLLAGVASAPVPQVDRLLDQAVAARLVVVHGQGRFAFAHDLVRETLYASLSEPERRNRHAAVVAAARETPSSSDKLFPADMARHALLAGRELDPDQAVDLLLAAAIDATGRMAIEETTTHYRRAMEIVEDRRRQAVIALELGAHLTRHHDTEEGRKVLDDVSVLIRELDDDDLLARLALTLIRADHKGLRPDETVKVLTEAHGRLCGREPGRDVTVEEMTQELTAHIMITARDDQDDSALLFGLWARHDAIWGPGSAAERERLTDELVLVGRRTSNAELEHYAASFKWVALLEQGDPRYFEQYQEFLALAATGRAPSSQLASRIDQSIIATLQGRFAEAEALIQQVISCHEGDEHPHFGDLNQLQRWVRWCLEGRFDELAGLHREISRGGYAYGRLLEAITAAQREEAREAVRLTDLAADVKPYPRDLEALWLRCQAHTAAVSRDPERCEAARALLLPYSGEWLVSLYGCEISGPVDLWLGRLDLAQERWNEAVDRLRGALLSADRLRATVWATEAKSWLANALLGRNLDGDATAAVNLLSEVAEEATALGMRPVMARVTRARETARTPAAPTAEFRRDEAVWTLRFDGVTAHLPDSKGLRDLHFLLGRPGSEVAAVRLLDPEGGEVVVAAKSLGGDAVLDEEAKARYRARLDELDELIDTATGLGQDTRAAALDRERDALLAELRSAAGLGGRTRRLGDEAERARKTVTARIRDTLRKLDEQHPALAAHLRASVTTGSSCRYAPENKVPWRL
- a CDS encoding ABC transporter permease, whose protein sequence is MSTTAVKDNEPVLAAPKAEDLAAVLLSKNRPQRPSALSTSVTFGWRAMLKIKHVPEQLFDVTAFPIMMTLMFTYLFGGALSDSPTQYLQYLLPGIMASSILMITMYTGISVNTDIEKGVFDRFRTLPIWRPSAMVGYLLGDMLRYLIASLVILGVGLIMGFRPAGGVGGVAAAILLLLAFSFAFSWIWTMFGLLLRSEKSVMGVSMMVLFPLTFLSNIYVNPETMPGWLQAFVDVNPVTHVVAAVRSMMEGDWNGGEISWVLIAGAVILAIFGTLTMRLYNRK
- a CDS encoding ATP-binding cassette domain-containing protein; translation: MSELAIEASGLVKVFGENRAVDGIDLKVPAGTVYGVLGPNGAGKTTAVKMLATLLRPDGGEARIFGKDVVRDADAVRSMVSLTGQYASVDEDLTGTENLVLIGRLTGHRKPAARARAAELLAAFGLTEAAGRQVKNYSGGMRRRIDIAASILNTPDVLFLDEPTTGLDPRSRNQVWDIVRAIVKHGTTVLLTTQYLDEADQLASRIAVIDHGKVIAEGTKGQLKASVGAGAVHVRLREADQRPAAEALLVSHLEAQVLLEPDPVALTARLTGESTEQGAAEHAARALAELARAGIVVDTFSLGQPSLDEVFLALTDRTATPEESAA
- a CDS encoding NADPH-dependent FMN reductase, which gives rise to MDVSPLRVAVIVGSTREGRVGDAVGKWFTDRAENREDLVTEVLDLVDFDLPAGLPEHPTHDMQRFARLVDEAEAFVVVTPEYNRSFPASLKQAIDCAYDEWRAKPVAFVSYGYRSQGLYAVEQLRTIFTELHTVTMRDTVAFNLLDGTLFDSDGQVQAVTTLLDALAWWGLALRDARAARPYVC